The DNA sequence CTCTGTATATGAAATCCATTCCCTTCCCCCAAATATGAACTAACGGAGGCTTACAAACAATTCAGTAGAGATATGATCGCAGGAGATGAAAAATGTATGATCAAAAATGAAGACAACCGCTGTTGTAACGCTAAATGAAAATAATGCTCCTATTAATCCCTGGGATCCGGTGATTTCGGTTGGTCGAGTAGCCTCTAGAGAAATTGCTGTCCATTGTGGAACGATTATGCTCCCAGGGTTAAGAGGAAGGTTAATGAATTTTGGCGACAATTAGCTCTAAAGAACTGGAAGTTATACTGGTCTCGTTGGGAATTCCATGATGACTAAAATATTCTGATAGCTAAAAAAATGCAGGCAGGCCACCTTTGAAGGTGGCCTGCCTGCTCTGGTTATTGCGTTTTAGGATGATAGAGAAAATAGTATCGCAAGTAGTCAGCTTATTACAGTCTCGCCTGCCAACAGATTTAAAGTCATATCGTGCTCTAAGGATATCCCACGAAGCCAGCGAGCCAACTGATGTACCATCAGCCCCGCTGCAATGCTGGCTGCATACACAGTACTGCGTGAGGTACAACTGCCCGCATGAGCCTGGGGTTGAGGAAAGAGTGTCTCTGAATACTGGTCTATTCCAGAATCCTTTGTCGCAGTCAGCACTCGGATCGTTTCTCCCAGCATTCTGCCATCTGTCCAGAACGCACATTTTCTGCTGATGGATCGCCAGATCGCTGCTCGGGCAGAGATCGAATCCACACAGCAGAAGACAGCCTCTCCTGTACTTATGGAGGCACGAAACCGATCCGAAACTGTCTCCACCTGAATCGAATCATCGAGTTCCTGGATTGCCCTGGCCGTTGCTTCGACTTTAGCTGATCCCAGATCCTGTCTCCGATATCCCTGCGTCGTGATATTGGTCAATTCGACCGTATCAAAATCAACAAGCTGAATCCGCGGCGTCCCAATTGCCGCCAGTTGCAGGGCCACCTGTCGTCCGATGGCTCCCACACCGATGACAGTCACCGAAATCTGTGAAAGCTGTTCAGCGGGGACCAGACCACTTTGCCGCTGAAAACGATCTACTGTTTTATTTGTCACAATAAGTCTCCTTCCAAGTCAGGATCATCGGAAAACCAGTCCGCATCCCAGTCAAAACCGTCGAACGCCGATAACGGCCTGCCAGGTTGGCGTTGTTCGGGATGCACGTTCGTTAAATATTCCTCTTCCCAGCATTCAGGATCACAGCCTGGAAAAAGCTCTGAATAATCCCGCCTGACCGGAATCTCGCATTCAAACGTGGGACCGGAATTCATCCGCAGGCGGGCATAGGATCTTCCCTGTCGAGCGAGGATAAACATCACGGCCCAGTCAGAACGACCGAAGACGCGTTCAAAGGTCGCCTCATCAGTGGGGCTGGGTTCCGGACAAGCTCCCGGATGGGTGTGGATCCAGATCCGACCAAACTGCTCCGGGCGGAGTCCGGCATCGACCTGATCGTCAAAGAAATTCGCCACCGCTTCATCATCGAAGGCAACATGGACCAGCGAGCAGGTCTGTTTCACGAGTTGCAGGTCCTGGACCAGCAGCAAATCCGTCGAGGCTGCGATTCCAAATCCGCCGACCTCCGTATCACCATAATCACGTAGGAACAGCAGTTTGGCCCAGGCGGTTGGGCTAAAGCGGATCGCCGGAAGGGGGGACCGTCTCCGGCGATCTGGTTTCCTGGTCCGGTTCGTACGTTTCTTCGTCTTCCTGTGTTTCACAGATCGGGCACCTTTCTTCAATATCGAGGCAATTAGAACAACAGCTGGAACCACAGAGTCCACACTCTTTCAGACAGGATTCACAACAGTCATCACGGCAGATTTCACAGCGGGTCGAACAGTCGTGGCAAAATGAGAAACTACAGTCGGTACAGCTATTCGCACATTGCCGACACAAGCGGTTTTCGCAACTGGTGCAGTGAGTCTGCTCATCTGTGGTCACGACATCCGCACAATCACTGCATTCTGCACTGTGCCAGTCGCTGAGGGCGACATAGGGGCTTTCCGGGTTGTAGGTGTGCAACAAGCGCGACACCAGCACGAAAAAGTCCAGCAGTCGCCCCTGTTCTAGGGAACTTTTAATAGGCACACGGGCGTCCCCTTCACAGACGATATCAGACTGCACATGCGGATGCGTGACAGCGTCATCGGTGATCGGTGACTGCGGATCTTGAGCAAATACCTGGTACTGAAAGGGAGCGTCTGAATTCAGGTCTGTAAACTCCAGCCGTATCTCAAACGCTCCCAGATAAACGCCTTCCAGCACAATTGGCTCTGTCACTACCGAAATAGACTTGGTCTTGAGTTCGATGTCGTATTCACCAAACTCCTCTTCCAGGGCCAGCAGGTCTTCGTAGATGGTGCTAGTCTCAGGAACAGGCTTATCATCAGCGGCAGACTCCAGCTCCTGCTGCAACGTCACCAGTTGCCGCGACAGCTGAAACACCTCTCTGGTAAGTTCTCGCTCCAGCTTGGTGGCCGCACGAAACCAACCTCGTTCCTGAGCCTGCTGCCGCATGCGGATCAACCGCAGACAGTTCATCCAGGCCGCTTCTGGCAGCCCGGTGTATGTATCACTGCCCAGTGAGCTGAGTTGTTGCTCAACGAGACTGGCCATCCGCCAGACCGTTTTCGGACTCTGATTCATAGTCGTTCACTCCTGTTAATAGAAAACAGGCTGCCGGGACGAAGATCCCGGCAGCCTGTCAGAGACAATATAATTCACTTCAACAAAGGCTAGCTGTTCGCACCTTCGATTTTTGTCGGAGTGATCGAAATCCGGTCCCCGTCCTGAAATGTCTGATCGGGAGGGCACGGTTGGCGATTGACCCGGATCAGGTAATCCGAGGCGTTCGCACTCGCCATGCGTTGTTCGAACAATTGAGAGACCGTGGTCCCCGTGGCGACTTCGATGTAGTCCGCGAATCCGCCACCATCGTTGTTAATCAATAAAACTTTCATAGCATTCCTTTCTGGAATTGATTTGGAGATGTATTAAAAAGAAGTAATGCTTTAACCAAGCGACTTTCGTTTGCGACGCCTTTTTCGACGTTGACTTTTAACGGCGCGTCGTCCCCGTTGCCGCCCGCTACGGAGCAACTGAAATCGATTTGAGTGGAAGGGAGCATCTGCCTGACTGAGACAGTGAAATCCCTTGAGATCGGAATCACACCATTGAAGGAACATGATTCAATCCTTCTGTCTGCGGGCTCATTCGCTGGTTGTCCAGTTCGTCCCAGTCGATCACCAGCGGTCCCGACGTGTCCGAATCCGGATCAACGGTTTCCTGGGGTTCCGCTAATAAAAAGCCCAGGCGTTTGACGGTGGCGATTGTCTCGCCGGTGGCCAGGGCGACAGCCCGATTCAAGTCTGTCTGTTTCATCTAAAGTTTCCTTTAATACAAGGGTTCAATAAAAAAGCCCCGGCCCTGCAGAGACAATTCTGCAAGACCGGGGCCTGTTGTGGGTACATTCCATTCTCAGTGGTCGGAAGAAAGCCAGTGCAGTTCCAGCCAGTCGATTTCTGACTGCAGGGCCGCACTCCGCTGTGCGAACGGCCCCAACCGCGGACCCCGTACGGGGGACAGATCCACGATCCATTGACCAGCCGCATTCGGTTCAACAAACGAACCACGTGTGATACGCAGTCGACCGATGACGGTCAGATCAATGGCTTCCGCGTAAATACAGCGGACTTGCCCTTCAGCTGTGATGATGAGTTGCATGTGACCTCCTCACTTCGGAGTCCGTATGATCTGACGCCGCGGCCGGTCAACCAGCAGACCATCCAGGGCAGCCTGGACGCCCGACAGATCGGAGGCGACCTGTTGCCGGAGGGCGTCCCGCTTTCTCAACTCCTGGGGTTGAATTCCCTCCACAATGTTCTGACACTGAGAGACCAGGGCATCCAGTTGCTCGTTGGACCGCACATTCAACGACCGGAAACGTTCAAAGAACTCGTGCAAGTTGCCGATGGCAGAATCCCGGAAGACCTTGGGACGGCCATCGGCCTGTCCACTCAGGCGATCTGTCAGATGCGACACCAGTTTCGACAACTCATCCAGAAAAGCGTCTTCCGCCAACCGGACCGCCTCCTCGAATCGCGACTGCACGCGCTGGCACTCTTGTTCGTAGAGTTCGGGATTGAGCTGTCTGAGATAATTCGGCGGTTCGATACTGGGGAATTCCCAGGTCACTTCGAATAGCCCGACCAGCGTTGTGGGGTAATCATCGTCATTGAACAGACTTCCCAGTCGCTCCCGGGCCGCCGCCTTCAGGGACAGGTATTGTTCATCCAGTTCCGCAACCGCTTCAGCCAGTTCTTCCGTAAACCGATGCATCTGCTCCTGGAAGGTGTTCAGAGCATCCTGCCGCAATAAGCGGATTCCCGGTTCCGGAAAAGGCAGGCTGACCGAGGTCCAGTATTTCCGCACCTGGTTACGAACCGCACTCACGGCTCGAAAACGGGGATGTCCCGTATCCAGCAGCTTTTTACCGGCACTCAGGAACTCCCCTTCCGCCCCAAACGATTCGGCGGCCTGGGCCTTCTGGTCACGTGTGAGCGACTTCCGGGTACCGAACCATTCAAAACTGACCCGCGTGGCACACATCGTCGCCC is a window from the Gimesia benthica genome containing:
- a CDS encoding HesA/MoeB/ThiF family protein gives rise to the protein MTNKTVDRFQRQSGLVPAEQLSQISVTVIGVGAIGRQVALQLAAIGTPRIQLVDFDTVELTNITTQGYRRQDLGSAKVEATARAIQELDDSIQVETVSDRFRASISTGEAVFCCVDSISARAAIWRSISRKCAFWTDGRMLGETIRVLTATKDSGIDQYSETLFPQPQAHAGSCTSRSTVYAASIAAGLMVHQLARWLRGISLEHDMTLNLLAGETVIS
- a CDS encoding MPN domain-containing protein translates to MKHRKTKKRTNRTRKPDRRRRSPLPAIRFSPTAWAKLLFLRDYGDTEVGGFGIAASTDLLLVQDLQLVKQTCSLVHVAFDDEAVANFFDDQVDAGLRPEQFGRIWIHTHPGACPEPSPTDEATFERVFGRSDWAVMFILARQGRSYARLRMNSGPTFECEIPVRRDYSELFPGCDPECWEEEYLTNVHPEQRQPGRPLSAFDGFDWDADWFSDDPDLEGDLL
- a CDS encoding MoaD/ThiS family protein, whose amino-acid sequence is MKVLLINNDGGGFADYIEVATGTTVSQLFEQRMASANASDYLIRVNRQPCPPDQTFQDGDRISITPTKIEGANS